The window GAACATTAGTAATTGACTGATGATACTGTGGTACTGAATGTCTGATTCCTGAGAAAAGTTTGTCTATATTTTCCTGATATACAGAAAATAGATCTTTAGCTCCTGATGTTTGTTCGTTTTTACTCATTGTTTCACCTCCTTATTTTTTGATTTTTTTGCGATTGGAAGGATTATGACTTGAACCAAGTCTCCTTCTCCTAATCCAAGTGCAGTACGTTCTGCCTCTGGAATTGAAATTCTGCCATTACTGCTGACAGTTGTTTTGTATGCTCCCCAATTCATAAAAGATGGAAGCATTTGGCCAATCTGAAACATAGTCTCCATACTTTTATTTTGCATAGAAGACATGTTCTTCATTAAATCAGATTGAGCATTTCGTGTGTTGTCTGAAACTTCTCTTAGAGTCTCTAAAGGATTGAATGTTTGAGTATTTTGATTAGTCATTAGCATGCCAAAATTTTTCATAAATTCTGTTTGAGCACGGCCATTTTTTTGAATCCAGTCTTTGAACATCTCTGAAGGGTTAAATTGGTTATAATTACCACTCATTGGTAATTGTAGGAACTACTTGGTATATAAAGTGTTCTACTTTAAAAGAAAACCCAATACAATGGACAAAAAGGTCTCAGGATCTTGCACATATGGAGTATGTCCACATTTCTCCATTTTATGAAATTCACAGTCTTTGATAAAAGATACAAATCCATCTGCAAATTCAACTGGTACAACTGGATCATTAACACCCCAAATTACCAAAGTAGGGCATTGAATTGTATGTAGTTTAGGAGATATAATTTCCGAATTTTTCATTCCTAAAATAGTTGACATAAATGCTAACTTTGAATTTGGCAATTGCATTCGTTCAATGAATCCCTGAACGATTTTTTCACTAACATTGTTACCAGATGCTTCCATTAATTCAAAAGCATTTTTGGCACTTTGTTCATTAGGGTACAATGCTGCCATGATGTATGCATCAAGTGCAGGAGTAGATTGTTTCATGGCACCTGCAGGAGATACAAGTACCAATTTTTTTACATTTTTTGGATTAGCAGAAGTATACTCTGCAGATATTTGACCTCCTAAAGAGGAACCAATAATGATAGGACATTTAATTTGTAATGCATCAAAGAATTTTCCTAGAAAATTAACAAACATTTCAGGAGAGTAGTCCAAAATAGGTTTATCACTATATCCATACCCTATCAAATCAGGTGCAATAACACGATAATATTTTGCAAGTATTGGAATCACCAAGCTCCATCTTTCAGCAGATGCACCTAACCCATGAATCAATACAAGTGTGTTTTTTGAATCACCAGATTCAAGATAACGGATCTTGTTGCCATCTACTTGTATGAATTTTTCTTGCACTAATTTAGCGTAAATATTTACCTAGTTAAGGGTAATCAATATTATCGATCAGATAAATTTAACAGGTTTTCAAATTTTTGTGAATGTAATAAACAGGACTATGTTTTTTAGGATCTAAAGAAAAATCATATCGTGATAGATAAAAAAATAAGTAAAATACTAGTACCAATGGATGGGTCTAAAAATTCTTTTAGAGCACTTGAAATGGCGATATCAATAGCAAAGCAATTTGAGGCCACGATTACATGCGCATATGCTATTAACATGCAACCACATTCAGAATTTCAAGGAATCACTTCAATAA is drawn from Candidatus Nitrosarchaeum limnium SFB1 and contains these coding sequences:
- a CDS encoding AbrB family transcription regulator produces the protein MSGNYNQFNPSEMFKDWIQKNGRAQTEFMKNFGMLMTNQNTQTFNPLETLREVSDNTRNAQSDLMKNMSSMQNKSMETMFQIGQMLPSFMNWGAYKTTVSSNGRISIPEAERTALGLGEGDLVQVIILPIAKKSKNKEVKQ
- a CDS encoding alpha/beta hydrolase; translated protein: MQEKFIQVDGNKIRYLESGDSKNTLVLIHGLGASAERWSLVIPILAKYYRVIAPDLIGYGYSDKPILDYSPEMFVNFLGKFFDALQIKCPIIIGSSLGGQISAEYTSANPKNVKKLVLVSPAGAMKQSTPALDAYIMAALYPNEQSAKNAFELMEASGNNVSEKIVQGFIERMQLPNSKLAFMSTILGMKNSEIISPKLHTIQCPTLVIWGVNDPVVPVEFADGFVSFIKDCEFHKMEKCGHTPYVQDPETFLSIVLGFLLK